The Deltaproteobacteria bacterium genome has a segment encoding these proteins:
- the rfaE2 gene encoding D-glycero-beta-D-manno-heptose 1-phosphate adenylyltransferase, producing the protein MKKKIISPSQLNPIVTELKKKGQKIVFTNGCFDLLHVGHVRYLQEARSSGDCLIIGLNSDRSVRLIKDPHRPLISEDQRAEVLAALECVDFIVLFDEADPSKLIEMIKPAVLVKGADWSLDKIIGADLVRTYGGAVRRVELVPSISTSEIIQRILSRYCPGNRT; encoded by the coding sequence ATGAAAAAGAAAATTATCTCCCCTTCGCAGCTTAATCCCATCGTAACCGAACTTAAAAAGAAGGGACAAAAAATCGTCTTTACTAACGGCTGTTTTGATCTGCTTCATGTGGGACATGTGCGCTATCTTCAGGAAGCCCGGTCCTCGGGAGACTGCCTGATTATCGGGTTGAACAGTGACCGATCGGTTCGTCTGATAAAGGACCCCCACCGCCCCCTGATATCGGAAGACCAACGGGCCGAGGTTTTGGCTGCCCTGGAGTGTGTTGATTTTATCGTCCTTTTTGATGAGGCCGACCCCTCAAAGCTGATAGAAATGATAAAGCCGGCGGTCCTGGTCAAAGGGGCCGACTGGTCCCTGGACAAGATCATCGGGGCCGATCTGGTCCGGACTTACGGAGGAGCGGTAAGGAGGGTGGAATTGGTCCCTTCGATTTCCACTTCGGAAATTATCCAGAGGATCCTTTCCCGATATTGCCCGGGCAACCGGACGTAA